One region of Candidatus Peribacteraceae bacterium genomic DNA includes:
- a CDS encoding ABC transporter permease, with product MHFSDTTLTGLRSLSLQGKRAVLAAFGIVTGVLFIILLASIGRSAQRVILSQLNSLGVGTIVIFPGTGDNAALVPDKYGDALTFEDVESIGRLPQVAALAPVIYFPQTVSRGRENYDPLVVGTNEHYIPENSSGTPALGRLLSGEDVRRSRRVALLGWDVADKLFGREDPIGQKVKIRDMSFTVVGVLASKGTQFFQNPDARVYIPLPAAKILTNSSSCSMVALKAQGQTEAAVASIKSLLRRRHAIENPDDDPEKDDFFIQTPTEASNIVGPITDALSILLSLVASISLVVGGIGIMNVMFAAVKRRTREIGLRKALGAKDGDVLLQFLFETILLTGVSGGIGILLGVGSSFLAALVARWFLPEWELIIPLSSVLSAFGVSVAIGLLAGIFPSVRAAHMEPVEALRYE from the coding sequence ATGCACTTCTCGGACACCACGCTCACCGGCTTGCGTTCCCTCAGCCTCCAGGGGAAGAGGGCGGTGCTCGCGGCGTTCGGGATCGTGACGGGCGTCCTCTTCATCATCCTGCTCGCCTCCATCGGCCGCAGCGCGCAGCGCGTGATCCTCTCGCAGCTCAACAGCCTCGGCGTGGGGACCATCGTCATCTTCCCCGGCACGGGGGATAACGCCGCGCTCGTCCCGGACAAGTACGGCGACGCCCTCACCTTCGAGGACGTGGAGAGCATCGGGCGCTTGCCGCAGGTCGCCGCGCTCGCCCCCGTCATCTACTTCCCGCAGACGGTGAGCCGGGGGAGGGAAAACTACGACCCGCTCGTGGTGGGCACGAACGAGCATTACATCCCCGAGAACAGCAGCGGCACGCCCGCGCTCGGCAGGCTCCTCTCCGGGGAAGACGTCCGCAGGAGCAGGCGGGTGGCGCTCCTGGGGTGGGACGTGGCGGACAAGCTCTTCGGGCGGGAGGACCCCATCGGGCAGAAAGTGAAGATCCGGGACATGAGTTTCACGGTGGTCGGCGTCCTCGCCTCCAAGGGCACGCAGTTCTTCCAGAACCCCGATGCGCGCGTGTACATCCCCCTGCCCGCCGCCAAGATCCTCACGAACAGTTCGTCCTGCAGCATGGTCGCGCTCAAGGCGCAGGGGCAGACGGAAGCGGCCGTCGCCTCCATCAAGTCGCTCCTGCGCCGCCGCCACGCCATCGAGAACCCGGACGACGACCCGGAGAAGGACGACTTCTTCATCCAAACCCCCACCGAAGCCTCGAACATCGTGGGCCCCATCACGGACGCGCTCTCCATCCTGCTGTCGCTCGTTGCGTCCATCTCCCTGGTGGTGGGAGGCATCGGCATCATGAACGTGATGTTCGCGGCGGTGAAGCGCCGCACCCGGGAAATCGGCCTGCGCAAGGCGCTGGGGGCGAAGGACGGTGATGTGCTGTTGCAGTTCCTCTTCGAAACAATCCTGCTCACCGGCGTGAGCGGTGGCATCGGCATCCTGCTGGGGGTCGGTTCCTCCTTCCTGGCGGCGCTGGTTGCGCGGTGGTTTCTCCCCGAATGGGAACTGATCATCCCGCTCTCCTCGGTCCTCAGCGCCTTCGGCGTCTCGGTGGCCATCGGGTTGCTCGCGGGGATCTTCCCTTCGGTCCGTGCGGCGCACATGGAACCCGTGGAAGCGCTGCGGTACGAATAG
- a CDS encoding VOC family protein, producing MNHPIVHFDIPAKNIKRAQKFYEALFGWHFHKMAFGVDYWSINVLPESKKQTNAGISVQGGMTPRFEESQRMVVYVLVESVDEYIVKTVKLGGKVLVPRTKVPHKGFFSYCEDTEGNMFALWEEAA from the coding sequence ATGAACCACCCCATCGTCCACTTCGACATTCCGGCCAAGAATATAAAGCGCGCGCAGAAATTCTACGAGGCGCTCTTCGGGTGGCATTTCCACAAAATGGCTTTCGGCGTCGATTACTGGAGCATCAACGTCCTGCCCGAAAGCAAGAAGCAGACGAACGCGGGCATCAGCGTGCAGGGCGGCATGACACCGCGGTTCGAGGAGAGCCAGCGCATGGTGGTATACGTGCTGGTGGAATCCGTGGATGAGTACATCGTGAAAACCGTGAAGCTGGGGGGGAAGGTGCTCGTCCCCAGGACGAAGGTTCCCCACAAGGGATTCTTCTCCTATTGCGAAGACACCGAAGGCAACATGTTCGCCCTGTGGGAAGAGGCGGCGTAG
- a CDS encoding response regulator, which produces MRRILIVEDDPLLVRIYSVRFREEGFESEIATDGAQALESVRKNPSQLILLDLVMPGMDGYAFLTAYRKEGLPAVPIIVLSNLDQPADIRKAKELGVTDFIVKGASDLDKIVARIRELFPPESPASTVPPTQL; this is translated from the coding sequence ATGAGACGTATCCTGATCGTAGAAGATGACCCGCTCCTCGTCCGCATCTACTCCGTGCGCTTCCGCGAGGAAGGCTTCGAGTCGGAAATAGCGACGGACGGCGCGCAGGCGCTGGAGAGCGTCCGCAAGAACCCGTCGCAACTCATCCTCCTCGACCTGGTGATGCCGGGCATGGACGGCTATGCGTTCCTCACCGCCTACCGCAAGGAGGGGTTGCCCGCCGTCCCCATCATTGTCCTCAGCAACCTCGACCAGCCCGCCGACATCCGCAAAGCGAAGGAACTGGGTGTGACGGATTTCATCGTGAAGGGCGCCTCCGACCTGGATAAGATCGTCGCCAGGATCAGGGAACTCTTCCCCCCGGAATCCCCGGCCTCCACCGTCCCGCCGACGCAGCTCTGA
- a CDS encoding ABC transporter ATP-binding protein, whose product MPPDAIPLIALDRISKTYVGGGGTTGVLRDVSFNIYPREFVSIMGPSGSGKSTLLNILGFLDHASSGTYRFGGHDVTRFSKDQMALLRAMKIGFVFQSFNLLPHLTVLENVALPMIYNDALPMRERRSRALRCTEVVGLRHRADHPAMLLSGGEKQRAAIARSIINNPDIIFADEPTGNLDSVAGRQVLALFHELHNAGRTIVLITHETYTAQHAQRVIEVRDGTVTSDRPVEHRLSGSELFLK is encoded by the coding sequence ATGCCCCCGGATGCGATTCCCCTCATCGCGCTCGACCGCATTTCCAAAACGTACGTCGGCGGCGGCGGGACGACCGGCGTCCTGAGGGACGTAAGCTTCAACATCTATCCGCGCGAATTCGTGTCCATCATGGGTCCCTCGGGATCGGGGAAATCGACGCTGCTCAACATCCTCGGCTTCCTCGACCACGCCAGCAGCGGCACGTACCGTTTCGGCGGGCATGACGTCACGCGGTTCTCCAAGGATCAGATGGCCCTATTGCGCGCCATGAAGATCGGCTTCGTCTTCCAATCCTTCAACCTGCTCCCCCACCTCACGGTGCTGGAGAACGTGGCGCTGCCGATGATCTACAACGATGCGCTGCCCATGCGGGAGCGCCGGTCGCGCGCGTTGCGCTGCACGGAAGTGGTGGGGTTGCGCCACCGCGCGGACCATCCCGCCATGCTGCTCTCGGGCGGGGAGAAGCAGCGCGCCGCGATCGCGCGGTCCATCATCAACAACCCGGACATCATCTTCGCCGACGAACCCACGGGCAACCTCGACAGCGTGGCCGGGAGGCAGGTGCTCGCCCTCTTCCATGAGCTCCATAACGCGGGGCGCACCATCGTCCTCATCACGCACGAGACCTACACCGCGCAGCATGCGCAGAGGGTCATTGAAGTGCGGGACGGCACCGTGACGTCCGATCGGCCGGTGGAACATCGTCTGAGCGGGAGCGAACTCTTCCTCAAGTGA
- a CDS encoding PAS domain-containing sensor histidine kinase, which yields MEIHPSPPPDAPAFSIRALVLAAVFFLFMAILWLLPHVRATPPPFLVDLWQYGTVPTLLAALLLTHRYMVRPTLPRFVLAMGTWISIAAIAPLLLFAHQSASIPWLHPQTTVPAMRAWLPFFAHLFASATLLGYALSFHRRWNGCTFRKRPIPMALALLLPPFLILCLWLAVPFPPQLPSLGILGSGPELLPFLLNLAAFAFLLWRGTWLHDSFENSVLWLALLQQAAITYLLFSFGADTNAAALSSELWMLGSLILPITAELEMLTLERAAEQYRAHQRLSAAHGSPFSHIVPPPEAFSFASQQTEEALYILNENGRIAFANDAFLRLMNDTPSGLLDHGPDEWLEPPRNGKTFQQQLAYVRNSKKPLSCAMVQKRRDGSRFSAALSLAPVPGEFGEPQWFVVRTSDIGQVDEQVLVLRQILDNMPLGICLVEAESLRLLQSNSFAETLFSRLQIPAPATLHDIHRLFRTAEGTPYPEGDIPALTTKRTNEECMKDGIVVTSGVGTPMTWRVHSIPLFDAAGVLHTILVSMDDVTGRHVAEHDMTDYVSIVAHQLRTPLTAMKWSLLQLRKYKEMPPADVDLLVQTSAEASDAMFRVVQNILELVKIESKQLRPTIDPTDLAAIIKQTVQELTPQITAKKITVNQSAIGSVPSVPSDTLLLKQALVNLLENAVKYTPAGGVIQSILSVEKGMVHWILHDSGIGVPREALPHLFTKFWRAENAQKTDAYGLGLGLFTVRLILTILGGKVECESELGKGTAFHVYLPLTAPKASY from the coding sequence ATGGAGATCCACCCTTCCCCTCCTCCGGACGCGCCTGCGTTCTCCATTCGGGCGCTCGTCCTCGCGGCGGTCTTCTTCCTGTTCATGGCCATCCTGTGGCTGCTGCCGCACGTGCGCGCCACGCCCCCTCCGTTCCTCGTGGACCTGTGGCAGTACGGAACGGTGCCCACATTGCTCGCGGCGCTCCTCCTCACGCACCGGTACATGGTGCGACCCACCCTCCCGCGCTTCGTCCTTGCGATGGGGACATGGATCTCCATCGCCGCCATCGCGCCGCTCCTCCTCTTCGCCCACCAATCCGCCTCCATCCCCTGGCTGCATCCGCAGACGACCGTTCCCGCCATGCGCGCATGGCTCCCGTTCTTCGCGCACCTCTTCGCGAGCGCCACGCTCCTGGGGTACGCCCTCTCCTTCCACCGGCGTTGGAACGGCTGCACATTCCGCAAGCGGCCCATTCCCATGGCGCTCGCGCTCCTGTTGCCGCCGTTCCTCATCCTCTGCCTCTGGCTGGCCGTCCCCTTCCCGCCGCAGCTCCCTTCCCTGGGCATACTGGGAAGCGGGCCGGAGCTCCTCCCCTTCCTCCTCAACCTTGCGGCATTCGCCTTCCTTCTCTGGCGGGGGACATGGCTGCACGATTCCTTTGAGAACAGCGTCCTGTGGCTCGCGCTCCTCCAGCAGGCTGCCATCACCTACCTGCTCTTCTCCTTCGGCGCGGACACGAACGCCGCCGCGCTCAGCTCGGAGCTGTGGATGCTGGGGTCGCTCATCCTGCCGATCACCGCGGAGCTGGAGATGCTCACCCTGGAGCGCGCCGCGGAACAATACCGTGCGCACCAGCGGCTTTCGGCCGCCCACGGTTCCCCCTTCTCGCACATCGTCCCGCCCCCCGAGGCGTTCTCCTTCGCCAGCCAGCAGACGGAGGAGGCGCTGTACATCCTCAACGAGAACGGGAGGATCGCCTTCGCCAACGACGCGTTCCTCCGCCTCATGAATGACACCCCCTCGGGGCTGCTGGACCACGGCCCCGACGAATGGCTGGAGCCTCCGCGGAACGGGAAGACCTTCCAACAGCAGCTCGCCTACGTACGCAACAGCAAGAAGCCGCTCAGCTGCGCCATGGTCCAGAAGCGCAGGGACGGTTCGCGCTTCAGCGCGGCGCTCTCCCTGGCCCCTGTGCCGGGGGAGTTCGGCGAACCGCAGTGGTTCGTGGTGCGGACGTCCGACATCGGACAGGTGGATGAGCAGGTCCTCGTCCTGCGGCAGATATTGGACAACATGCCGCTCGGCATCTGCCTCGTGGAGGCGGAATCCCTGCGCCTCCTGCAGAGCAACAGTTTCGCCGAGACCCTCTTCTCGCGCCTCCAGATCCCCGCCCCCGCCACCCTGCACGACATCCACCGCCTCTTCCGCACCGCGGAGGGCACCCCGTATCCCGAAGGGGACATCCCCGCCCTCACGACCAAGCGGACGAATGAGGAATGTATGAAGGACGGCATCGTCGTCACGTCCGGGGTGGGGACGCCCATGACGTGGAGGGTCCATTCCATCCCCCTGTTCGACGCGGCAGGCGTGCTGCACACCATCCTCGTTTCGATGGATGACGTCACGGGACGGCATGTCGCCGAGCACGACATGACGGACTACGTTTCCATCGTGGCGCACCAGCTCCGCACGCCGCTCACGGCCATGAAGTGGTCCCTCCTGCAGCTGCGGAAGTATAAGGAGATGCCGCCTGCGGACGTGGACTTGCTGGTACAGACATCCGCGGAAGCGTCCGACGCCATGTTCCGCGTGGTGCAGAACATCCTGGAGCTCGTGAAGATCGAGAGCAAGCAGCTCCGGCCGACAATAGACCCGACGGATCTGGCGGCCATCATCAAGCAAACGGTGCAGGAACTCACCCCGCAGATCACCGCCAAGAAGATCACGGTGAACCAGTCCGCGATCGGTTCCGTACCGTCCGTCCCCTCCGATACCCTGCTCCTCAAGCAAGCGCTGGTGAACCTGCTGGAGAATGCGGTGAAGTACACGCCCGCCGGCGGTGTGATCCAGAGCATCCTGAGCGTGGAGAAAGGCATGGTCCATTGGATCCTGCACGACAGCGGCATCGGTGTGCCGCGCGAGGCGCTCCCCCACCTCTTCACCAAGTTCTGGCGCGCCGAGAACGCGCAGAAGACGGATGCGTACGGCCTGGGGTTGGGCCTCTTCACCGTACGCCTGATCCTCACCATCCTCGGCGGCAAGGTGGAGTGCGAATCGGAGCTGGGCAAGGGGACGGCGTTCCACGTCTACCTTCCTTTGACCGCGCCGAAAGCGTCGTACTGA
- the topA gene encoding type I DNA topoisomerase, producing MPHHLVIVESPAKAKTIKRFLGKDFTVEASMGHIRDLPSSTLAVDTENGFEPEYEVPAEKKNVVKKLKDALKESDELWIATDEDREGEAIGWHLTQVLKEDPETVKRIVFHEITETAIKAAVESPRTLDMKLVEAQQARRVLDRLVGYTLSPFLWKKVYRGLSAGRVQSVAVRMIVDREREIRAFNAEEYWTLDALLETGKKEAFKAGLSKRDGKKFVPGSQEETDQVLDELKGAPFAVASTDEKELKKYPAPPFTTSTLQQEAARKLGYSVKQTMMIAQQLYEGINLGKGEGMMGLITYMRTDSVHLSDKALQDAAQTVEKHYGREYVLSEPRKYKTKSKGAQEAHEAIRPAEISRTPESLAGVLDHQQLKLYTLIWNRTVATQMAAAELKRVGADIAAGRYTFRATGQTILFDGFLRLYMEGKDEGDAKQDEDVEEGGALLPPLAQGDPLNVQELKPEQHFTKPPPRYTEASLVKKLEEEGIGRPSTYAPTISTIQQRGYIKKEGKQLAPELIAFTVIDLLAEHFTDIVDTQFTAKMEQSLDDIAEGGVSSADFLGDFYGPFTKLVKEKTQEIQKKDVLPERELGKDPQTGLPVVVRIGRFGPYVQLGRLEDAPQEKGKKTKKPKLKSASVPKHLPSEEVTLEQALSLLSFPKELGLINGEPVTLAIGRFGPYLKCGEATVSVKDRDIMAITLKDAEEIMKESKEQKRKAAEPLRNFGKDPDTGGTILLKDGRFGPYVTDGKTNASLGKKLSPETLTLEQAIDLLRKKRLRGPSKWRRRG from the coding sequence ATGCCCCACCATCTCGTCATCGTCGAAAGCCCCGCCAAAGCCAAGACCATCAAGCGTTTCCTGGGGAAGGACTTCACCGTGGAAGCGAGCATGGGGCACATCCGCGACCTCCCTTCCAGCACGCTCGCCGTGGATACGGAGAACGGCTTTGAGCCGGAGTACGAGGTGCCGGCGGAGAAGAAGAATGTGGTGAAGAAGCTCAAGGATGCGCTCAAGGAATCCGACGAGCTGTGGATCGCCACTGATGAGGACCGGGAGGGGGAGGCCATCGGCTGGCACCTGACGCAGGTATTGAAGGAGGATCCCGAGACCGTAAAGCGCATTGTCTTCCACGAGATCACCGAGACCGCCATCAAGGCGGCCGTGGAATCTCCCCGCACCCTGGACATGAAGCTGGTGGAGGCGCAGCAGGCGCGCCGCGTGCTGGACCGTCTCGTCGGTTACACGCTCTCCCCGTTCCTCTGGAAGAAGGTGTACCGCGGCCTCTCCGCCGGGCGCGTGCAGTCCGTGGCCGTGCGCATGATCGTGGACCGCGAGCGGGAGATCCGGGCGTTCAACGCGGAGGAGTACTGGACGCTGGATGCCCTGCTGGAAACGGGGAAGAAGGAAGCGTTCAAGGCGGGGCTCAGCAAGCGCGACGGCAAGAAGTTCGTGCCGGGGTCCCAGGAGGAAACCGACCAAGTACTCGATGAGTTGAAGGGGGCCCCCTTCGCCGTTGCCTCCACCGATGAGAAGGAACTCAAGAAGTACCCTGCGCCGCCGTTCACCACCTCCACGCTCCAGCAGGAAGCCGCGCGCAAGCTGGGGTACTCCGTCAAGCAGACCATGATGATCGCGCAGCAGCTGTACGAGGGCATCAACCTGGGCAAGGGCGAGGGCATGATGGGGCTCATCACGTACATGCGCACGGACTCCGTGCACCTCAGCGACAAGGCGCTCCAGGACGCCGCCCAAACGGTGGAGAAGCACTACGGCCGCGAGTACGTCCTCAGCGAACCGCGCAAGTACAAGACCAAGTCCAAGGGCGCGCAGGAGGCGCACGAAGCCATACGCCCCGCCGAAATTTCCCGCACGCCGGAATCCCTCGCCGGCGTCCTCGACCACCAGCAGCTCAAGCTCTACACGCTCATCTGGAACCGCACCGTGGCCACGCAGATGGCCGCCGCGGAACTCAAGCGCGTGGGTGCGGACATCGCCGCCGGGCGCTACACGTTCCGCGCCACCGGCCAGACCATCCTCTTCGACGGCTTCCTCCGCCTCTACATGGAAGGGAAGGACGAGGGGGACGCCAAGCAGGATGAGGACGTGGAAGAGGGCGGAGCCCTTCTGCCGCCGCTCGCGCAGGGGGATCCCCTCAACGTGCAGGAGCTCAAGCCGGAGCAGCACTTCACCAAGCCGCCCCCGCGCTACACCGAGGCGAGCCTCGTCAAAAAACTCGAGGAGGAGGGGATCGGCCGCCCCAGCACGTACGCCCCCACCATCAGCACCATCCAGCAGCGCGGGTACATCAAGAAAGAAGGAAAGCAGCTCGCGCCGGAGCTCATCGCCTTCACCGTCATCGACCTCCTGGCCGAGCACTTTACGGACATCGTGGACACGCAGTTCACGGCGAAGATGGAGCAGTCACTGGATGACATCGCGGAGGGAGGGGTTTCCAGCGCCGATTTCCTGGGCGACTTCTACGGACCCTTCACAAAACTCGTAAAGGAGAAGACGCAGGAGATCCAGAAGAAGGACGTGCTGCCGGAGCGGGAGCTGGGCAAGGATCCGCAGACGGGGCTCCCGGTGGTGGTGCGCATCGGCAGGTTCGGGCCGTACGTGCAGCTCGGCCGCCTGGAGGATGCGCCGCAGGAGAAAGGCAAGAAGACGAAGAAGCCCAAGCTCAAGAGCGCATCGGTTCCCAAGCACCTCCCCTCCGAGGAGGTCACGCTGGAGCAGGCGCTCTCCCTCCTCTCCTTCCCCAAGGAACTCGGCTTGATCAACGGCGAACCCGTCACGCTGGCCATCGGGCGCTTCGGCCCGTACCTCAAGTGCGGGGAGGCGACGGTGAGCGTGAAGGACCGCGACATCATGGCCATCACCCTCAAGGACGCCGAAGAGATCATGAAGGAATCCAAGGAGCAGAAGCGCAAGGCGGCGGAGCCCCTGCGGAACTTCGGCAAGGATCCCGACACGGGCGGCACCATCCTCCTCAAGGACGGCCGCTTCGGCCCCTACGTGACGGACGGCAAGACCAACGCTTCCCTGGGCAAGAAGCTCTCACCGGAGACCCTTACTCTGGAACAGGCCATTGATTTGCTCCGCAAGAAGCGCCTCCGCGGCCCCAGCAAATGGCGGAGGAGGGGGTAG
- a CDS encoding ABC transporter permease — MRLSDFSGTCWQALRTNRQRSFFSSLGIAVGISAVILLTSLGRSAQGMILDIMGNIRADQMAIFPGRGKLELGPRKYTDSLKYGDEAALAKLPAVEAVYPFVLLRNEVLYRGRSVHHEVRGVNGVYLPENDVQIRRGRGITQEDVERRRSVAVLGPETARQLFHTEDPLGKKVKIEGQAFTVVGIAEAKGTEAMVVILNADKRVYVPLSSAQALRGEKQYFDAIFLTVSGDAAAVKRETEQILRRQHGIKNPEGDIEKDDFFVATGEEVQQIVANVSRTLTMFLIALAALSLFIGGIGVMNIVYLSVEERTFEIGLRQALGAKQGDILRQILGESVLLCLFGGAMGVVLGVGLAAGSSFFIGLYLDGWAFAFSWMPLLFALLVAMGSGVFFGYLPARSAAQLEPSDALR; from the coding sequence ATGCGCCTCTCCGATTTCTCCGGCACGTGCTGGCAGGCGCTCCGGACCAACCGTCAGCGCAGCTTCTTCTCCTCCCTCGGCATCGCCGTCGGCATCTCCGCGGTCATTCTTCTCACGTCCCTCGGCCGCAGCGCGCAGGGGATGATCTTGGACATCATGGGGAATATCCGCGCCGACCAGATGGCCATTTTCCCGGGGCGCGGGAAATTGGAACTGGGGCCGCGCAAGTACACGGACAGCCTCAAGTACGGCGATGAGGCGGCGCTGGCGAAACTCCCCGCCGTGGAAGCCGTCTACCCGTTCGTCCTCCTGCGCAACGAGGTGCTGTACCGCGGGCGCAGCGTCCATCATGAGGTGCGCGGGGTGAACGGCGTCTACCTTCCGGAGAACGACGTGCAAATCCGGCGGGGCAGGGGCATCACCCAGGAAGACGTGGAGCGCCGCAGGTCCGTGGCGGTGCTGGGCCCCGAAACGGCGCGCCAGCTGTTCCACACGGAGGATCCGCTGGGGAAGAAGGTGAAGATCGAAGGGCAGGCGTTCACCGTGGTGGGGATCGCCGAAGCCAAAGGCACGGAAGCCATGGTCGTGATCCTCAACGCGGACAAGCGCGTGTACGTCCCCCTCTCCTCGGCGCAAGCCCTGCGGGGGGAGAAGCAGTACTTCGATGCCATCTTCCTCACGGTCAGCGGGGATGCCGCCGCAGTCAAGCGCGAGACGGAACAGATCCTCCGCAGGCAACACGGCATCAAGAACCCCGAGGGGGACATCGAGAAGGACGATTTTTTCGTTGCCACCGGTGAAGAGGTGCAGCAGATCGTCGCCAACGTGAGCCGCACCCTCACGATGTTCCTCATCGCGCTCGCCGCGCTCTCCCTCTTCATCGGCGGCATCGGGGTGATGAACATCGTCTATCTCTCCGTGGAGGAACGGACGTTCGAGATCGGGCTGCGCCAGGCGCTGGGGGCGAAGCAGGGGGATATTCTCCGGCAAATTTTGGGGGAATCGGTCCTGCTCTGCCTCTTCGGCGGCGCCATGGGCGTGGTGCTCGGCGTCGGCCTTGCCGCCGGCTCCTCCTTCTTCATAGGGCTCTATCTGGACGGATGGGCTTTCGCGTTCTCCTGGATGCCGCTCCTCTTCGCGCTGCTCGTGGCCATGGGCAGCGGCGTCTTCTTCGGCTACTTGCCCGCCCGCTCCGCGGCGCAGCTGGAACCTTCCGACGCCCTTCGCTGA